In Thunnus thynnus chromosome 11, fThuThy2.1, whole genome shotgun sequence, the following proteins share a genomic window:
- the poglut2 gene encoding protein O-glucosyltransferase 2 isoform X2 — protein sequence MYASYTDLHIQILFQDKHVAKSPFILKGPVYHEGCDCPQPSSSLWEDHMHCPQSFPQIDRDLSLYTSVDPDRNSEEIPQRFGQRQSLCHYTVKDNKVYVKTFGEHVGFRIFMDAILLSLSRKVQLPDMEFFVNLGDWPLEKRKPAQNIHPIFSWCGSNNTRDIVMPTYDLTESVLETMGRVSLDMMSVQANTGPPWPEKNATAFWRGRDSRQERLELVKMSRAHPDLIDAAFTNFFFFKHDESLYGPLVKHVSFFDFFKYKYQINIDGTVAAYRLPYLLAGDSVVLKQDSGYYEHFYNELRPWEHYIPIKADLGDLLEKIQWARDHDEEVKKIALAGQQFSRNHLMGDKIFCYYYKLFQEYAKLQVTEPKVREGMELVAQPGDDLFPCFCHRTQAKDEL from the exons ATGTACGCCAGCTACACGGACCTTCACATCCAAATTCTGTTTCAGGACAAACACGTTGCCAAGTCACCATTCATCCTGAAAG GCCCAGTTTACCATGAGGGCTGTGACTGTCCCCAGCCCAGTAGCTCCCTATGGGAGGACCACATGCACTGTCCTCAGTCCTTCCCACAGATAGACAGAGATCTGTCCCTTTACACCAGTGTCGACCCAGATCGCAACTCTGAAGAGATCCCGCAGCGCTTCGGACAGCGACAAAGCCTCTGCCACTACACTGTCAAAGACAACAAG GTCTACGTTAAAACATTTGGTGAGCATGTAGGTTTCAGAATCTTTATGGATGCCATCCTCCTGTCACTCAGCAGAAAG GTGCAGCTCCCTGATATGGAGTTTTTTGTTAACCTCGGTGACTGGCCGTTGGAAAAGAGGAAACCCGCACAGAATATTCATCCTATCTTCTCTTGGTGTGGGTCTAACAATACCAGAGATATTGTTATGCCCACTTATGACCTGACAGAGTCTGTCCTCGAGACCATGGGAAG AGTAAGCCTGGACATGATGTCAGTGCAGGCCAATACAGGGCCACCATGGCCGGAGAAGAATGCTACAGCCTTCTGGAGAGGGCGGGACAGTCGTCAGGAGCGCCTGGAGCTGGTCAAAATGTCGAGGGCTCACCCCGACTTGATAGACGCTGCTTTTAccaacttcttcttcttcaaacaTGACGAGAGTCTCTACGGGCCGCTGGTCAAACACGTCTCTTTCTTTGACTTCTTCAAG TACAAGTATCAAATAAACATCGACGGCACTGTCGCAGCGTATCGTCTGCCGTACCTACTGGCAGGAGACAGCGTCGTGTTAAAGCAAGATTCTGGCTACTACGAGCATTTCTACAATGAGCTCCGGCCATGGGAGCACTATATCCCAATCAAGGCGGACCTTGGAGACCTGCTGGAAAAGATCCAGTGGGCTCGTGACCACGATGAAGAG GTGAAGAAAATTGCACTGGCGGGTCAGCAATTTTCCCGCAATCATCTCATGGGAGACAAGATATTTTGTTATTACTACAAACTTTTCCAG GAATACGCCAAACTCCAGGTTACAGAGCCAAAGGTTCGTGAGGGCATGGAGCTTGTAGCACAGCCCGGCGACGACCTGTTTCCATGTTTCTGCCACAGGACGCAG gcaAAGGATGAACTTTGA
- the poglut2 gene encoding protein O-glucosyltransferase 2 isoform X1, which produces MLLRLFSWLLPLVCLDLLRHELPGALADSVPSAAKTLVWGPGLETNIVLPARFFYIQAVDSSGRNLTTSPGEKTFEVKITSPSEQFTRIWIQVLDRHDGSFLVRYRMYASYTDLHIQILFQDKHVAKSPFILKGPVYHEGCDCPQPSSSLWEDHMHCPQSFPQIDRDLSLYTSVDPDRNSEEIPQRFGQRQSLCHYTVKDNKVYVKTFGEHVGFRIFMDAILLSLSRKVQLPDMEFFVNLGDWPLEKRKPAQNIHPIFSWCGSNNTRDIVMPTYDLTESVLETMGRVSLDMMSVQANTGPPWPEKNATAFWRGRDSRQERLELVKMSRAHPDLIDAAFTNFFFFKHDESLYGPLVKHVSFFDFFKYKYQINIDGTVAAYRLPYLLAGDSVVLKQDSGYYEHFYNELRPWEHYIPIKADLGDLLEKIQWARDHDEEVKKIALAGQQFSRNHLMGDKIFCYYYKLFQEYAKLQVTEPKVREGMELVAQPGDDLFPCFCHRTQAKDEL; this is translated from the exons ATGTTGCTTCGACTATTTTCGTGGTTGCTGCCGCTGGTCTGTCTGGATCTGCTCAGACATGAACTCCCGGGGGCTCTGGCAGACTCGGTACCCAGCGCTGCCAAAACTTTAGTGTGGGGACCCGGACTGGAGACAAATATCGTCCTGCCTGCTCGATTTTTCTACATACAGGCTGTGGACAGCTCGGGAAGAAA TTTAACAACATCACCCGGTGAGAAAACCTTTGAAGTGAAGATTACTTCTCCATCGGAGCAGTTCACCAGGATCTGGATCCAGGTTCTGGATCGTCACGATGGGTCCTTCTTGGTTCGCTACAGAATGTACGCCAGCTACACGGACCTTCACATCCAAATTCTGTTTCAGGACAAACACGTTGCCAAGTCACCATTCATCCTGAAAG GCCCAGTTTACCATGAGGGCTGTGACTGTCCCCAGCCCAGTAGCTCCCTATGGGAGGACCACATGCACTGTCCTCAGTCCTTCCCACAGATAGACAGAGATCTGTCCCTTTACACCAGTGTCGACCCAGATCGCAACTCTGAAGAGATCCCGCAGCGCTTCGGACAGCGACAAAGCCTCTGCCACTACACTGTCAAAGACAACAAG GTCTACGTTAAAACATTTGGTGAGCATGTAGGTTTCAGAATCTTTATGGATGCCATCCTCCTGTCACTCAGCAGAAAG GTGCAGCTCCCTGATATGGAGTTTTTTGTTAACCTCGGTGACTGGCCGTTGGAAAAGAGGAAACCCGCACAGAATATTCATCCTATCTTCTCTTGGTGTGGGTCTAACAATACCAGAGATATTGTTATGCCCACTTATGACCTGACAGAGTCTGTCCTCGAGACCATGGGAAG AGTAAGCCTGGACATGATGTCAGTGCAGGCCAATACAGGGCCACCATGGCCGGAGAAGAATGCTACAGCCTTCTGGAGAGGGCGGGACAGTCGTCAGGAGCGCCTGGAGCTGGTCAAAATGTCGAGGGCTCACCCCGACTTGATAGACGCTGCTTTTAccaacttcttcttcttcaaacaTGACGAGAGTCTCTACGGGCCGCTGGTCAAACACGTCTCTTTCTTTGACTTCTTCAAG TACAAGTATCAAATAAACATCGACGGCACTGTCGCAGCGTATCGTCTGCCGTACCTACTGGCAGGAGACAGCGTCGTGTTAAAGCAAGATTCTGGCTACTACGAGCATTTCTACAATGAGCTCCGGCCATGGGAGCACTATATCCCAATCAAGGCGGACCTTGGAGACCTGCTGGAAAAGATCCAGTGGGCTCGTGACCACGATGAAGAG GTGAAGAAAATTGCACTGGCGGGTCAGCAATTTTCCCGCAATCATCTCATGGGAGACAAGATATTTTGTTATTACTACAAACTTTTCCAG GAATACGCCAAACTCCAGGTTACAGAGCCAAAGGTTCGTGAGGGCATGGAGCTTGTAGCACAGCCCGGCGACGACCTGTTTCCATGTTTCTGCCACAGGACGCAG gcaAAGGATGAACTTTGA